A window from Acropora palmata chromosome 14, jaAcrPala1.3, whole genome shotgun sequence encodes these proteins:
- the LOC141866013 gene encoding uncharacterized protein LOC141866013 isoform X1, giving the protein MSKPFYLKSGTHIKASQFPVSPGYEDYNSQQKHSILPSELDFESVSDYEGNGWKNLADLDACSPCSSTPRSLSPLSSFSGSGDGHYNNRSFEFPNEPIMGPYTRGVRSPVLRPSTSLLEVSIANLPPESELKQCLLKIREQMALSLVRLKELEEQVRNVPTLQVRISVLQEEKRQLIKQLQSKVARKRSRSADYTLCNSVYSKGSKSDTENDDDDYSLLKKRLRVKLNSVGVGDFSVNDVCFCSQSKSATEKVMKSVCVGTENLFREETKQDDLLPNSQVKKVKTRSIGVGMMRSFTKDVGVGDARAQLYSKQQGVQASVETKDSSCEALTPALTTDVSVSAKPSVHSRATITEHLGSPSSLHVERRVEPSETRASVAVQTSGNSGVTHVSIGVGICTIDDEPECRKCSKRKSRSILKTVDEIIANRIDIPLCKSVGVGDISVDDNYLCDRCSNLQTRTIGVGEKVELRNVAVGDFSISGYQLCDHCSNLKTRSVGCGSALVVTTDSAVGNQAIDQKTLFDRCSDVETNTIGTETGDFQFEENSFVSKIGKKIQTKDEISTKNEMVVPQGCVLGDELVVCEKKQNMRTLGVGNCSVMDSFCNRCDNLCTRSVGVGRGNVSMDIICDRCSNKKTKSVGTTYDIVETRSLGVSECCVTDNFCDRCMNIRTNTVASGDCCVTDSFCERCFNVQMHSIGVGDFDITVNDSSLLIQSSFASGDTHTKCDANMNVETGGNNQGDKGGKSFKSKQHSIYSNSRDSLRRGHNHSKESLNESDGSIDNDNPSSDNQSQTSEVADRPQSQDRIRIADEVLVACKLLNGHLYKGKEIGREQMISCMSTVENNWFHCVSSKHCDTKLIEGLVKIFKNHIDMLLETIMNLVDGNGNNALHYAVSFRNWKVVDLLLATGLMNLNLPNKAGYTPVMMAALAGVAGEEDKEIASKLFQAGDVNKQVEDTGQSSLMLAVSRGRIDMVEICLNIGADINAQDEDGSTALMCACEHGHINIAKRLLQHPECDASILDNEGSTALSIAMQRNFKDLALLIYGNVNFDPIGKPKKKLSGVPCKAS; this is encoded by the exons ATGTCAAAACCATTCTATTTAAAGAGTGGTACTCATATTAAAGCAAGTCAGTTTCCTGTGAGTCCAGGGTATGAAGATTACAACAGTCAACAGAAACACAGCATCCTTCCATCTGAGCTGGACTTTGAGAGTGTGTCAGACTATGAGGGAAATGGGTGGAAGAATTTAGCAGACCTTGATGCCTGCAGTCCATGCTCTTCAACTCCAAGGAGTTTATCACCTTTAAGTTCATTTAGTGGAAGTGGAGATGGACACTATAACAATCGATCATTTGAGTTTCCGAATGAACCCATCATGGGACCTTACACCAGAGGTGTGCGCTCACCTGTCCTGAGACCGAGTACTTCACTTTTAGAAGTTTCAATTGCCAACCTGCCACCAGAATCTGAATTGAAGCAGTGTTTATTGAAAATCCGTGAGCAGATGGCACTTAGCTTAGTTCGCTTAAAAGAGCTTGAGGAACAGGTCAGAAATGTGCCAACATTACAAGTTCGCATATCAGTTttacaagaggaaaaaagacaACTTATTAAGCAGCTACAGTCAAAGGTGGCTCGGAAAAGAAGCAGATCAGCTGATTATACACTGTGCAACAGTGTTTACTCCAAAGGTTCCAAGAGTGACactgaaaatgatgatgatgattattcaCTTCTTAAGAAAAGACTAAGAGTTAAATTGAACTCTGTTGGTGTCGGTGACTTTTCTGTCAATGATGTTTGTTTCTGCAGCCAAAGCAAATCAGCCACAGAGAAGGTGATGAAGTCAGTTTGCGTTGGCACAGAGAATCTGTTTCGTGAGGAAACAAAGCAAGATGATCTCTTGCCAAATTCTCAAgtaaagaaagtgaaaaccAGATCAATTGGGGTTGGTATGATGAGATCTTTCACCAAGGATGTTGGTGTGGGAGATGCAAGAGCACAACTCTACTCCAAACAGCAAGGAGTACAGGCTTCAGTGGAAACAAAGGACTCTTCCTGTGAGGCTTTAACTCCTGCTTTAACAACAGATGTTTCTGTGTCAGCAAAACCGTCAGTGCATTCAAGAGCCACCATCACAGAACATCTGGGGTCACCTTCCAGTCTTCATGTGGAGAGGAGAGTTGAACCTTCTGAAACACGTGCTAGTGTTGCAGTTCAGACAAGTGGAAATTCAGGGGTAACACATGTCTCCATTGGAGTTGGTATATGTACCATTGACGATGAACCAGAATGCAGAAAATGCTCCAAAAGAAAGTCACGGTCAATATTAAAAACAGTTGATGAAATTATTGCTAATCGCATTGATATACCACTGTGCAAGTCAGTTGGTGTCGGAGACATTAGTGTTGACGATAACTATCTCTGTGATCGATGCAGCAATCTTCAAACACGAACAATTGGAGTTGGAGAGAAAGTGGAACTTCGAAATGTTGCTGTAGGAGATTTCAGTATTTCAGGGTACCAACTTTGTGACCATTGTAGTAATCTCAAGACTAGAAGTGTTGGGTGTGGCAGTGCCCTTGTTGTAACGACTGATTCTGCTGTTGGCAATCAGGCAATTGACCAGAAGACCCTGTTTGATAGGTGTTCAGATGTGGAAACAAATACCATTGGAACAGAAACCGGTGACTTCCAATTTGAGGAAAATAGTTTTGTCAGCAAAATTGGTAAAAAGATCCAAACTAAGGACGAGATCTCTACAAAAAACGAAATGGTGGTTCCACAAGGATGTGTCTTGGGAGATGAGCTGGTTGTATGTGAAAAGAAGCAGAACATGCGCACACTTGGTGTTGGTAACTGCAGTGTAATGGACTCCTTCTGCAATAGGTGTGACAATTTGTGCACTAGGTCTGTTGGAGTTGGTAGAGGCAACGTGTCAATGGATATAATTTGCGACAGATGCtctaacaagaaaacaaagtctGTGGGAACCACCTATGATATTGTAGAGACACGTTCACTTGGTGTCAGTGAGTGCTGTGTTACAGATAATTTCTGTGACCGTTGCATGAATATAAGGACTAATACTGTTGCTAGTGGAGACTGTTGTGTAACAGACAGTTTCTGTGAGCGATGCTTTAATGTGCAAATGCATTCTATAGGTGTTGGTGACTTTGACATTACTGTGAATGATAGCTCACTGCTGATTCAATCTAGTTTTGCTTCTGGTGATACTCATACTAAGTGTGATGCAAATATGAATGTAGAAACTGGAGGAAACAATCAAGGCGATAAGGGAGGAAAATCATTTAAGTCTAAACAGCACAGTATTTATTCTAATAGTAGGGACAGCTTGAGAAGAGGCCATAACCACAGCAAAGAGAGTCTGAATGAATCAGATGGAAGTATTGACAATGACAACCCAAGCAGTGACAACCAAAGTCAGACAAGTGAAGTGGCAGACAGGCCTCAGTCTCAAGATCGCATTAG AATTGCAGATGAAGTTCTTGTGGCATGCAAGCTCCTAAATGGTCACCTCTACAAAGGGAAAGAGATTGGAAGAGAACAAATG ATTTCTTGCATGAGCACTGTGGAAAACAACTGGTTCCACTGTGTGAGTTCCAAGCACTGTGACACCAAGCTCATCGAAGGCCTTGTGAAGATATTCAAGAATCATATTGACATGCTTTTGGAGACAATCATGAACTTAGTTGATGGCAAT GGGAACAATGCTCTGCACTATGCTGTGTCCTTTAGAAATTGGAAGGTTGTTGATTTGTTATTGGCAACAGGACTGATGAATCTGAACTTGCCAAACAAG GCTGGATACACGCCTGTCATGATGGCTGCGCTAGCTGGTGTTGCAGGCGAAGAAGATAAAGAAATTGCTAGTAAACTGTTCCAAGCTGGAGATGTCAACAAACAAGTTGAAGAT ACTGGCCAAAGTTCTCTCATGCTGGCTGTCAGTCGAGGTCGAATAGATATGGTTGAGATATGCTTAAACATTGGGGCTGATATCAATGCACAGGATGAG GATGGGTCAACAGCATTGATGTGTGCTTGTGAACACGGTCACATTAACATTGCCAAGCGTTTGCTTCAACACCCAGAATGTGATGCATCCATTTTGGATAAT GAAGGCAGCACAGCACTTTCTATTGCAATGCAGAGGAACTTCAAGGACTTAGCTCTGTTGATTTATGGAAATGTCAACTTTGATCCCATTGGAAAGCCTAAAAAG AAACTTTCCGGTGTGCCTTGCAAAGCATCATGA
- the LOC141866322 gene encoding uncharacterized protein LOC141866322, whose amino-acid sequence MEENDPKNYRLVEESEDEVYAKVKELKTCLADALDEQDQVAEGDALSFLGLAYYKLGDYTTAKDYHEKHLALSQELKDEKGERRAHGNLGCLFKLTGDFTKAREHLIAALNIAKERDHKRPLAKIYNNLGNIYELEMNYEEAITCNKERLAVAKELRDQNGIGKALANLGNLNHVLGNLEESVQFYEEMLEILRAKLRILDTLAEEESNSEDEDDIVDIDLVALEAVAEAKQKMLDEKLAEEKAKDDAKKKRQIKNPFKKKPRTREEKIEAWLEN is encoded by the exons ATGGAAGAAAACGATCCAAAAAACTATCGCCTTGTCGAAGAATCAGAAGATGAAGTCTATGCGAAGGTGAAGGAGTTGAAAACATGTTTAGCGGATGCTCTCGACGAACAAGACCAAGTTGCAGAAGGAGACGCACTAAGCTTCCTTGGCCTTGCTTACTATAAACTTGGAGATTACACAACTGCTAAggactatcatgaaaaacaccTGGCATTGTCGCAAGAACTGAAAGATGAAAAAGGCGAGAGACGAGCGCATGGCAATTTGGGTTGCCTGTTTAAATTAACTGGTGATTTCACCAAAGCTAGAGAACATCTAATCGCCGCGCTGAACATTGCAAAAGAAAGAGACCACAAACGACCACTAgcaaaaatttacaataatcTTGGAAATATCTATGAATTGGAAATGAACTATGAAGAAGCAATAACCTGTAATAAAGAGAGACTTGCTGTAGCTAAAGAGTTACGAGATCAAAATGGTATAGGAAAAGCGCTGGCTAATCTTGGAAATTTAAATCACGTGCTTGGAAATCTTGAAGAAAGTGTTCAGTTTTATGAGGAGATGTTGGAAATACTTCGCGCTAAACTaa GAATTCTCGACACTTTGGCCGAAGAAGAATCAAACTCGGAAGACGAAGACGATATTGTTGATATCGATTTAGTGGCATTAGAAGCAGTTGC gGAAGCGAAGCAAAAAATGTTAGACGAGAAACTCGCAGAGGAGAAAGCTAAGGACGACGCCAAAAAGAAACGACAAATTAAAAACCCTTTTAAGAAAAAACCAAGAACAAGAGAAGAGAAGATCGAAGCCTGGCTTGAAAACTAG